A region of the Actinomycetota bacterium genome:
CACGTCGATCGTCTCCTTGCCTCGGACTCGGCTCTCGGGGCCGGTGGTTGCGGGCGAGTATAGGCGGGCGGCTCAGCGCCCCTCGGCGAGGTGGCGCTCCTACTCGCGGAGCTCGAACCAGCCGGGATCGGTGAGATGCGAGGCGTCGGAAAGGAACCACGCGAGCCGCTCCCGCCCTCGGATCACGACCGTGTTCAGGCTCGTGTTCTCGGGCAGGAAGAACATGTCCTGGTCGCGGATGCCGAGGATGTGGCTGAAGTAGGCGTTGATCACGCCACCGTGCGCGACGACCACGACGTCGCCCTCGGGCCGGGCATCGATGATCGACTCGACCGCCGCGACGCATCGGCGTTGGAACTCGTCGGCCCGCTCGCTGCCCGGGGCGAGGTGCCACGCGGGGTTCTGGTTGCGGAACAGATCGATCGCCTCGGGGTGCTCCGCGAAGATCTGCTCGAAGTCCTTGGCCTCCCATTCCCCCGCGAACCACTCGCAGAGGTCGTCCCGCTCGATCACGGGCATCGCGACGCGGTCGGCGTAGACGCAGGCGGTCTCGCGGGCTCGGGCCAGCGTCGAGGAGTAGACGGCCGCGGGGCGCTCGAGCAGCTGGAGCCGATCGGCCAGACGCTCGGCTTGCTCGATGCCGACCTCGCCCAGCGGCGGGTCGTACTGCAGACCGAGCGGCGTGCGGGTATGAACCGTCGACGAGTAGTCGGGGCGGGCATGCCTGATCAGGTAGAGGCGCCGGTCGCTCATCGCACGGCCTCCGGGCGGCCGGCGCGTGATGCACGTCGTGCGCGCCACTCGTCGGCGTAGGCCTGCACGTCCTCACGGAGCCAGATGCGACCCGACGCGAGCGCGGTGATCGGCTCGGGGAACGAGCCCCGGTCGATGTAGGTCACGACACGGCGCTTGTCCCAGCCCATGATCTCGGCTGCCTCGGCGACCCCCACCACGTCGGGCACGACCTCGACCACGAGGTCCCCATCGCCGTCGGTGACCCGCCGCAGCTCGGCCAGGCACTCCCGCCTGCTGACACCGGTCACCTCGATGAACGCGGGGACGTCGAGCACACGGGCGTAGTGCCGGCCGCCCGTTTCCCACATGCGGGCGCGGACCTCGTCGGGCACGCCGCTCACCAGCCGCAGCAGGGAAGGATGTAGTGACAGGCGGGGCACCGGTAGTGCGCGTGCTCTGGCTCCATGGGGTGGCCGCACAGGTCGCACGGCAATCGCTTGGACGTGGAGACCGGCACGCACGCCTCGGATCGATCGCTCGTCGCGGGTTCCACGGTTGGCATCGTAGCCCCCGTCGCCGACTACATCCCGGGTTGGAGTGGGCGATAGAGGCCTTGACGCCGGAGCTCCCTGCGCCAGCACTCGGTGTGCCAGTGACGGCGCGCATCGACATCACCGACCGGTACCACGACCAGGTGCACGATACCGGCGCGGACCTCGTGGTCGCACCCGGGGCACCGATAGGACTTCTGACCGCCGACCGCGCGCACGTCGAAGCCGGGGGCGCTCGCCCACCCCGGCGCGTCGGGCGTCGTTCGGGTCGGGTCGACCGGATCCGGCGGCCGGAAGTACTCGGGGTTGCGGCGGTGCTTCCGCGGCATCAGACGCGCTCCCCGCGCATGAACGCCGCGACGAGGGGGCCGAACGAAGCCGCGACCTCGCGGGCATCGTCGCCGCGCGACCGCTCCAGCGAGTGCCCACCCCCGTCGACCGCATGCAGCGTCGCGGTCGGGAGCTTCTCGAGCACGGGTCCGAGGACCGCGGCCGTCGCGAACGGATCCTTCGTCCCCTGCAGGAACAGCATCGGCACCTCGATCCCGTACAGGTGCTCGTCACGCACCCGCTCGGGCTTGCCCGGGGGGTGCAGCGGATATCCGAGGAGGACGAGCCCGGCGGCTGGCGTGCCCTCGGCGACCGCGAGGCTCGCCATGCGGCCCCCGAACGACTTCCCGCCGACCCAGACGGGCTCGCCGTCGACCGTTCGCTCGACCGCCAGGTCGAAGGCCGCCCGCACGGTGGCGATCGCGACCGGCTGGCGGTCCGGTGAGCGCTTGCCTGCTTCCATGTAGGGGAAGTTGCATCGCACCGTCGCGACGCCCTCATCGGCGATCGCGCGGGCGAACCCTGACATGAACGGATGGTCCATGCCCGCGCCGGCCCCGTGGAACAGCGCCAGCGAAGCGAACGCGTCGCGAGGCCGCACGAGGGCGGCGCTCACCAGACCCTTGTCTGGCACGTCGATCGTGAGTCGTTCCTCGGCCGTCGGCACGCGTGCCATCATGCATGCCATGACGGCGAAGGGCACGTTGCACCTCGGCACGAGTGGGTTCTCGTTCGACGGGTGGAAGCACGGCGTCTTCTACCCGGAGGGCTTGAAGAACCGGGAGATGCTGCACTACTACTCGACCCAGCTCAGCTCGGTCGAGATCAACTACACGTTCCGGCGGTTCCCGACGGAGAAGTCGCTGACCACGTGGCGCGAGCAGGCGGCCGACGGATTCGTGTTCACGCTGAAGGCGAACCAGCGCATCACGCACTTCAAGAGACTTCGTGACGCGGACGACGATGTGCGCGACTTCCTCGACCGCGCGAAGGTGCTCGGCGACCGGCTCGGGTGCGTGCTGTTCCAGTGCCCGC
Encoded here:
- a CDS encoding histidine phosphatase family protein; amino-acid sequence: MSDRRLYLIRHARPDYSSTVHTRTPLGLQYDPPLGEVGIEQAERLADRLQLLERPAAVYSSTLARARETACVYADRVAMPVIERDDLCEWFAGEWEAKDFEQIFAEHPEAIDLFRNQNPAWHLAPGSERADEFQRRCVAAVESIIDARPEGDVVVVAHGGVINAYFSHILGIRDQDMFFLPENTSLNTVVIRGRERLAWFLSDASHLTDPGWFELRE
- a CDS encoding alpha/beta family hydrolase, producing the protein MPTAEERLTIDVPDKGLVSAALVRPRDAFASLALFHGAGAGMDHPFMSGFARAIADEGVATVRCNFPYMEAGKRSPDRQPVAIATVRAAFDLAVERTVDGEPVWVGGKSFGGRMASLAVAEGTPAAGLVLLGYPLHPPGKPERVRDEHLYGIEVPMLFLQGTKDPFATAAVLGPVLEKLPTATLHAVDGGGHSLERSRGDDAREVAASFGPLVAAFMRGERV